In one window of bacterium DNA:
- a CDS encoding aldehyde:ferredoxin oxidoreductase — protein AGSKNYRDDYKAEGGGGTWRNIAGLHPIGCLPERNFETPGNQDTLPLYRSAYEAPYVIKDESCFKCGIACHKNIYDRPAGETAEGRKAKKGKFRAKFDYEPLDLIAPNCGIYDQEQALELVELADLMSYDAISLGATISYAMEWNERHPEKQILDGMKFGDYDKMVKFTKLAAEGKCEQLGQGSMRLALEMGDLSFAMQGKGLEYPAYLPETNPGYPWALAGGHMSMRTFLLLILDGQKTDMEYWENAVQSGIYYTRDDLVGTCKFAGVPNKNILDSLNDMFGLTLTQDEVNQAIRRSYLRGRLLEKKVGYTDEEYDVPGRVYERVNKNIKMPAFITREFMDELKKRTEANWDRLTKEEGIKLPA, from the coding sequence CGCGGGCTCGAAGAACTACCGCGACGACTACAAGGCCGAGGGCGGCGGCGGCACCTGGCGGAACATCGCGGGCCTCCACCCGATCGGCTGCCTGCCCGAGCGCAACTTCGAGACCCCCGGCAACCAGGACACCCTCCCCCTCTACCGCTCCGCCTACGAGGCGCCCTACGTCATCAAGGACGAGTCCTGCTTCAAGTGCGGCATCGCCTGCCACAAGAACATCTACGACCGGCCCGCGGGCGAGACCGCCGAGGGGCGCAAGGCCAAGAAGGGAAAGTTCCGCGCCAAGTTCGACTACGAGCCCCTCGACCTCATCGCCCCCAACTGCGGCATCTACGATCAGGAGCAGGCCCTCGAGCTCGTCGAGCTGGCCGACCTCATGTCCTACGACGCCATCAGCCTGGGCGCGACGATCAGCTACGCCATGGAGTGGAACGAGCGCCACCCCGAAAAGCAGATCCTCGACGGGATGAAGTTCGGCGACTACGACAAGATGGTGAAATTCACCAAGCTCGCCGCCGAGGGCAAGTGCGAGCAGCTCGGCCAGGGCTCGATGCGCCTCGCGCTGGAAATGGGCGACCTCTCCTTCGCCATGCAGGGCAAGGGCCTCGAGTACCCGGCGTACCTGCCCGAGACGAACCCCGGCTACCCCTGGGCGCTCGCGGGCGGACACATGAGCATGCGGACGTTCCTCCTCCTCATCCTCGACGGCCAGAAGACCGACATGGAGTACTGGGAGAACGCCGTCCAGAGCGGCATCTACTACACCCGGGACGACCTCGTCGGAACCTGCAAGTTCGCCGGCGTCCCGAACAAGAACATCCTCGACAGCCTGAACGACATGTTCGGCCTCACGCTCACGCAGGACGAGGTGAACCAGGCCATCCGGCGCAGCTACCTGAGGGGCAGGCTTCTCGAGAAAAAAGTCGGCTACACGGATGAGGAGTACGACGTGCCGGGGCGGGTGTATGAGCGCGTCAACAAAAACATTAAAATGCCCGCCTTCATCACGCGCGAATTCATGGACGAGCTCAAGAAGCGCACCGAGGCGAATTGGGATCGCTTGACCAAGGAAGAAGGCATCAAGCTTCCCGCGTAG
- the merB gene encoding organomercurial lyase, which translates to MSGTAALDRTYCIIRDQLIETGQAPHYIELARALGVTPAEGREAMHELINGPFPSWFQPGSDYIGSFPPFSNIPTQFRITVDGRQKWFAQCAFESLAMCWMFPGKEVEVDTYCMHTGEPLRIVNRDGEILHASHPGIHGYVALPFRRWRENLPFA; encoded by the coding sequence ATGAGCGGCACCGCCGCGCTGGACAGGACCTACTGCATCATCCGCGACCAGCTGATTGAAACGGGCCAGGCCCCCCACTACATCGAGCTCGCCCGCGCCCTGGGCGTCACCCCCGCCGAGGGGCGCGAGGCCATGCACGAGCTGATCAACGGCCCCTTCCCGAGCTGGTTCCAGCCGGGATCGGACTACATCGGCTCCTTCCCCCCCTTCTCGAACATCCCGACGCAGTTCCGCATCACGGTGGACGGCCGGCAGAAGTGGTTCGCCCAGTGCGCCTTCGAATCGCTGGCGATGTGCTGGATGTTCCCGGGGAAAGAGGTGGAGGTGGACACCTACTGCATGCACACGGGCGAGCCCCTGCGGATCGTGAACCGCGACGGCGAGATCCTCCACGCCAGCCATCCGGGCATCCACGGCTACGTGGCCCTGCCCTTTAGGAGGTGGCGCGAGAATCTCCCCTTCGCCTGA
- a CDS encoding YSC84-related protein encodes MKNAKCLRISACMLALFLLAGCFGPSGYSESEKRKSVQAMRVETLNKLYKIHPDAQGAVKRSVGYGVFTNVGLNLFLVSGAGGWGIVRDNRTGKDTYMNMASAGVGIGLGVKDFRGVFVFTSRSALERFVNHGWSAQGQADAAAKAGEKGGALAGAIEVAPGMKLDQITENGLAIQATIQGTKFWKDSDLN; translated from the coding sequence TTGAAAAACGCAAAATGTCTACGGATTTCCGCCTGCATGCTCGCGCTGTTTCTCCTTGCCGGCTGTTTCGGCCCGAGTGGGTATTCGGAATCGGAAAAACGCAAAAGCGTTCAGGCGATGCGGGTGGAAACCCTGAACAAGCTCTACAAGATTCACCCGGACGCGCAGGGCGCCGTCAAAAGAAGCGTCGGCTACGGCGTCTTCACCAACGTCGGCCTCAATTTGTTTCTGGTTTCGGGGGCCGGCGGCTGGGGAATCGTGCGCGACAACCGGACGGGCAAGGACACCTACATGAACATGGCCTCGGCCGGCGTCGGCATCGGGCTGGGCGTCAAGGATTTTAGGGGGGTGTTCGTCTTCACCTCCCGGAGCGCCCTGGAAAGATTCGTCAACCATGGCTGGTCCGCGCAGGGCCAGGCCGACGCCGCGGCAAAGGCCGGGGAAAAGGGCGGCGCCCTCGCGGGCGCGATCGAGGTCGCCCCGGGGATGAAGCTCGACCAGATCACCGAGAACGGCCTGGCC